DNA sequence from the Acidobacteriota bacterium genome:
AGCCCGATGAGACCGGGGATAAGGAAATTGGGGCTTTTTAGATCGGGATTATACCACAGCCGAGGACGAAACGAGATGGGCGAACCATTCATTAATCCTCCTTCCCTCAAGCTCTTTTTAAAGAGCAACTTACCAGAGTATCTGATCAAGGCTCCCTTAAGGTAAGCCACCACCTGACTCGCCGTGTTGCTATCGCTTCCATCGACAAGGATTTGTATAGAAGCCGTCTCCCCTCTATCTATCCTTCGGGCAAAGCCAGCAGGGATGATAAGCGCCGCCCAAGCCTCCCCAGAGTTGAGCTTTTCTTCGGCAGCACGGTAAGAGCCTACCGGTATCATCCGAAAGTAGCCCGATGAGGAAAGAGAGAGAATAAGACCCCGCGATTCCGCGCTCCGGTCGGCATCGAATAGGGCGGTGGGCACCTCCCTTATATCAAAGGTGATGGCATAGGCGAAGAGGATCAGCATCAGCATAGGGAAGAAGAGGACCATAATAAGGCTCCGCGGATCCCTCCGGATGTGCTTCAACTCCTTTACCGTAAGAGCAGCGATCCTCTCCATCGTTATCCCTTCTTTAGCTCCTTCCTTGAAAGATAGACGAATACATCCTCAATGGTGGGGTTTGCCTTTGTCAACTCCTTGATGGAGAACCCCCTTGAGTTGAGCTCCCTCTCGATCACCGGAAGCGCTTCTTTCGCATCCTTTACCATCAGGTGAATGGCATCCCCGTAGCTATTTACATCCCTTATCGGCTCACCCATTTCCTTTAAAAACTCAAAGGCGGGGAAGAAAGGCTCCACCCGAAGCCGTACCACCTCCTCGCCCATTATCCTCTCCTTCACCTCGCTCGGCTGGGCACAGGCGATGAGCCTCCCCTGCCAGATAAATCCGATGGTATTACAGTGCTCCGCCTCCTCCATATAGTGGGTGGTGACGAACAGGGTGGTCCCCCCCTGGGCAAGCTCGTAAAGCATATCCCAGATAACCCGCCGGGTCACCGGGTCAATGCCGGCTGTCGGCTCGTCGAGAAAGGCGATCTTAGGCTTATGGACCATAGCACAGGCAAGGCCCAAACGCTGCCTCCAGCCACCGGAAAGGTTTCTCACCAAGTGGTCCCGATAAAAATCGAGCCCAAACCGCTCCATCACCTCATTTGCGGCAAGAGCCGACTTTCTCTTATCCTTCAGATAAAGCCGGGCATAAAAGGTGAGGTTCTCCCAAACGGTGAGGTCCTCATAAAGTCCAAAATGCTGGGACATATAACCGATTATCTCCTTTATCCTCTCTGTCTCCTTGAGGAGATCATACCCCCCTACTCTGGCGTTCCCCGAACTTGGGGTAAGGATACCGACGAGCATCCTAACCGTAGTCGTCTTACCCGCTCCGTTCGGTCCCAGAAAACCGAATATTTCCCCCTCCTTCACCCTGAGGGTAAGGTTATCAACGGCGACTAAGTCGCCAAACCGCTTGGTTAGCTCTTCGGTCTCAATGGTGTACATCATCAATTACCTTTGGGAATAATGATCACATCTGCGGGAAGACCCGGCTTGAGATAGCCCTTGCTATTTTCCACAATAACCTTTACTCCGAAGACAAGCTTCACCCGCTCCTCCTTCGTCTCTACTTCTTTAGGGGTAAACTCCGCCTCCGGGGAGAGAAAACTTACCCTGCCGGCAAATACCCGTCCAGGGAAGGCGTCTATCCTCACCTCCGCCCGATCACCGAGCCGTATCTTCCCAAAATCGGTCTCCTTTACATACACCTTGACCCAAGGCTTCCTGAGATCTATTATCTTGGCAACCAAACCCCCCGCAGGAAGAAACTCCCCTTCCTGAGAGAGCTTCTCCGCCAATATCCCATCGCGAGGAGAACGAATCGTCCCCCGTTCAATATCCCTTAAGACCGACTTGAGCCTCGCCTTAACCTGAGTGAGCGCTGCCTCAGCCATCCTTATCTCCTCGAGGCGGGCGCCCTTCTTCACTATCTGGTAGCTTTTCTCCGCCTGTTCATACCCCTTCTCCGCTACCTTGAGCTTGGTCTTTGCCCGGTCGAGCTCCGCCTTGGGAAGCGCTCCACTCGCCACCAACTCCTTCACCCGGGCAAACTCCCGCTTCATCTCGGCAAGCTGGGCAAACGCCTGATCCTTCGCCGCTTGTGCCCGCTTTATCTCCTCAATTCTCGCCCCCTTCTTAAGGAGGGAGAGCCTCGCTTCGAGCTCCGCTATCTTCCCCTCAAGTTCATCCCGCACACTCTCGAGCCGTTCGGTATTGATCTTCGCTATCACCTCCCCCTTCTTCAAAAAATCCCCCTCCTCAGGGGAAAAGCTCACCACCTTGCCCGCGATCTCGGTACGGACAAAAACCTCAACCGCCTCCACCGTCCCAGAACAGACAATACCCCGCTT
Encoded proteins:
- a CDS encoding ABC transporter ATP-binding protein, translating into MMYTIETEELTKRFGDLVAVDNLTLRVKEGEIFGFLGPNGAGKTTTVRMLVGILTPSSGNARVGGYDLLKETERIKEIIGYMSQHFGLYEDLTVWENLTFYARLYLKDKRKSALAANEVMERFGLDFYRDHLVRNLSGGWRQRLGLACAMVHKPKIAFLDEPTAGIDPVTRRVIWDMLYELAQGGTTLFVTTHYMEEAEHCNTIGFIWQGRLIACAQPSEVKERIMGEEVVRLRVEPFFPAFEFLKEMGEPIRDVNSYGDAIHLMVKDAKEALPVIERELNSRGFSIKELTKANPTIEDVFVYLSRKELKKG
- a CDS encoding efflux RND transporter periplasmic adaptor subunit; the encoded protein is MTKKDRFRRLSLLFAVIIVSILPACRKEGEKRGIVCSGTVEAVEVFVRTEIAGKVVSFSPEEGDFLKKGEVIAKINTERLESVRDELEGKIAELEARLSLLKKGARIEEIKRAQAAKDQAFAQLAEMKREFARVKELVASGALPKAELDRAKTKLKVAEKGYEQAEKSYQIVKKGARLEEIRMAEAALTQVKARLKSVLRDIERGTIRSPRDGILAEKLSQEGEFLPAGGLVAKIIDLRKPWVKVYVKETDFGKIRLGDRAEVRIDAFPGRVFAGRVSFLSPEAEFTPKEVETKEERVKLVFGVKVIVENSKGYLKPGLPADVIIIPKGN